caggcaaaacaccagtgcacataaaataaaaataaattaaaaaatgactcACTGAGAATGGTATGTTTTTCTGCTCATTTTCCCCACAATGAACACTTGAATAAACTTGGATAAATTAGCAAAAGAATTTACCTGAATAGaaaatattaatgtaaatattCTTTTGAATGCTGTAAGCTATTTTGAATTGCACTTTACTTGGTAGAAAGTTTACTTACAGCTTATTCATTTCATGCTGCATCAGACAGAATTcatcgtttttgttttgtttacccaACAGGATGACTGTTTTCCTTGGAAGAAGAGTTGACTAATCCATTGGAGAAAAGATATTATCAAGAATCCTATttccaaataataaaatcaaagatAAAACAACATGTTCTCTGGTATATATTCAATGTCACATAAATGGACATACTAATTAAAACCCAGAGCTTAtgatattattgtattttaatgaTAATTAAGTTTGTATTGATTTCCTCTTTTCAAGGTTAAGATTGGGAAGTCTGAGCAAAGTGACAGGCTCCCCTTACATTCTCTTTTGCAGTCCAGTACATTCAGCATTGCCATTCATATTTGGAGAGTTATAAGTTCTGAGAAATTTAAAGCATCTCGTTAAAATAGTGTTCGACCCCCAAAGTACGGAAATGCTTTCTAAAGTATTCAATCATTTACAAGTAAGCAATGTCTAGAACACTTGTAAACTTGTTTACTAAAACAAAGTAATGTAGACAATGAATGCACAGTTGAAAATACAGTGTAAGGGAAAGGGTATTGTGATAACTTCAGGTATGTGGACAAAAAGACgaaagtatattaaaaaaataaatggataataactatattttctataataaatagaaaataaatgcaaattatgaGGTAAAGAGTGGTTGATCCAGATGATGGTAGCATGGATATGAGAAAGAGGAGTCAAGGAGGGGAAGTCATGAACCAAAGTTCTGACCACACTGAAGATAGAATACAATCTATGTAAGTGATAAAATGGGTAATGGTATGAagggaatacatttttaaaatctttttagaCTGTTTCTAATGAATGTAATGTCTTGTggacctttctgtttctgtgtaaaaTTTTAGTATTCTGATAAGCCAAGAAAACACTTTTTATGATCAtggataaattaaaaatagtttttattgtgcctgtattttctttttctttttatatatctatCATAATTAGGCTCATTCATCTAGAACatatattcttttgaaagagttcaGTGAACAGTCAAATGGTCATATTCGTAAGAAGTAAGAACAGTCTGCAATCCAGTTAAATTATGTTGTCAATAGAATGCGTTTTCTTGTCAGTTGATTTCATAGTTTGTTTTCCAAAAGACAACAAAACTTTGGCAATTGGatatactgaaaatatattttcaaagttcAAGACAtagcttttttctttattgtgaaaGTTGAACTGTACACCAAGGCTCAGAGTTTGGTAAAGATTCCATGTGGAAAAAGTGCAAATATTCTGCACAGATAGCTTACAAAGGTGCTGGCAGTTACTAACCAGCAGaatcttgggtttttgtttgcatAGCTTACACATCACTGGAATGTGGAAAGGTGtgctaacttttttctttctctttttttttttattttttattttttggcaagAGCAAAGGAGACATAGTGATGTGAATTCCATGTTGGGGTGCTGATCCATGCAGAACACCAGGCTGCTACCTGACATCGTTGGTTTTTGtatactggttttgtttttgttgaagcAGTTCTGTTATAGCCAGAAGTTTTTTCAGTACATGCTGCTGTGCACCACGCTCATTACTGAGTGTTCTCAGTTCATCTGAATGAGCTACACAAATCTCATGCAGGGCTGCTAAGTCACGAGACAGGTCAGTTCTAGAATGTTCTGTAGTGTCCGGAAGTTCAGGTACATTCCCAAGTTCATCTAAAAACATGATCATGCGATGTTTATTGCTTTTGATGAATGGATTAACACCTTCCATATAAGGTTCCTTAGCTCCAAATTCCACAAGGTTTGCTAAATTCTGCACAGACTTAGCCACTAATGTCAGTGTTCTTGCAGCACGAATATGACCATTTGACTGTTCActgaatttatttgtatttacagTTTCCAGAGTTTGACATTATAATAGGAACAATCTTGctgtatactttttaaaaatactgtgctATTCTTCCTGGAACTGTTGAAAGACAATATATAGAATGGATGAATATATGCTcatctgctttattttttaaacataccaCTTATTTTGTTGGAATTGTCAAAGACTGTATTTAGATTTCATGGTTTTGTTAAAATGTTTACAACAAGTAAATAGtttaaattcaataaatattattgGTCATTGTACCAATCAATGCATGTTACCCATTTGACCATTTTATAGATAACTGATGTCTTTTATGTTTAGACAAACTGCTAGAATACTTGTGTCTATCctaatatgattttttttgttactgtATTATGCAGACAACCTCATCAGCCACTTAACAACTTATACATCTTTGAACTTCTTGTACGTGTTTTACTGCTGGATAATTTAGTTTATATAGTTCATCTGTTcttatgtttgtatttttgtgaaGTATCATATATCACAGGGTTAAGTTAAAATAAACCAAGGTATAGcttgcataattaaaaaaaaagaaagagttcagATACTTCCCTTATCAATCTGAAAAACACATTTGAAGATTATAGAACATTTGAATGTTTTAAACACGATCACTTATTATAATCTAGATGGTTATTAGATATTGCaaattaaatgaatgaaatagaactagaaatgagaaaatatttagaaagaatgtCTGGTGATATGAATAATATAATAAGCATAATAACAAATTCTTCTACAAGAACAAATTTTCTAACTTTGAAGGTGTTGACAGTTTCTCATAAAATAggatacagtgagttcaagggcattcTAAGTAGGCAGAGCAGAAAgctgaaatattttaatgagtTATATGCCTCTCTTTATGCTAGCAAACAGATTAATGAGGTGTCTCTAGTACATTAATAACTTGGAATGAAAGAAAATAGTACTCACGAGTTGTGTCATGTGTTCGGCACAGAGTATATAAGCATTCCCCTACACTTGTTACCATTCACACTCAGGATCTTACCTTGAACAGGAGATCAAACCTACCTTTCACAACAACATGAGCTACTACAGTGGCTACTATGGAGGCCTGGGCTACGGCTATGGAGGCTACGGCTGTGGATGTAATAGCATCCGCAGACTGGGCTGTGGCTGTGGTTATGGAGGCTACGGATATGGCTCTGGCTATGGGGGCTACGGATTTGGCTCTGGCTATGGAGGCTACGGATTTGGCTCTGGCTATGGAGGCTACGGATTTGGCTCTGGCTGTGGAGGTTACGGATATGGCTGCTGCCGCCCATCATGCTATGGAAGATATGGGTTCTCTAGCTTCTACTGAAATCCTGTTCTAGTAACTCAGCATTTGATACCTTGACTAGATGTTCTGAGAAATGTGTCCACATTTTATGTTTGAAGACTAAGAGCAAATTTATGTTCAATTGCCAATAAAtgattaaataagaaagtgaaataTGATTTTTGTCTGGCTCATTTCATTTAAATGTTGATATCTGTTAAGTACAAAAAatgtatataagaatatatatgtaaataaatacacaaacacagaagtatacagatagatagatagataggtagatagatagatagatagatagatagatagatagatagatggatggatagatagagaacaagagagagacaggagggataATACTTTAATATTAATGAAATGGTAAGGAGATAGAAATATGAGCACATGCTAAACACAAGTCCTAAAGCAGTATTCCCTTCTTCCTAAGTTTGTAACTTTTCTCAGATCATGACCTGTGTAAACACTTGCCtcattaaaaagtttattttgttgaaaTGGAGAATTGAATTAACCAATCAACAAGTTATCTACTTGGGAATGTAACTAGCCAATCAGCAATGTTAAAACCCATCTCTCAGTGAAAACTTGCCATGACCTGAACTTTCAGTTTATGCTGTTATAAGTCAGGATGGAccaccacagtgggctgagccacTGAAATGGCACTCAGCAATGCTGTTGAGGGCTTAGTTGGATAAACTGTTCCAGTATCATATAATTTCCCAggagatattttctttctgaatagGATAATACCCTTTTTTGAAAAGTTACCCCAAGgctgtaaagaagaaaaataaattattactgATATTGACATTCTTCATTTAGTCAATATTAtaacaattttgttttctttaagttttctggGTTGAGAAGAaaccttttgcattttaaaagatttaacaCTTCTACAAACACTGATAATATTTTTCACCCTTCTATTcatgaaaatagaataaaatacataaaaacttaTGTAAGTCAGAAGTTGACACTTCTAAACAAGTAATAACAGTATAATTATTCTTTTGATCCAATGAATGGATGGAAAAAGTATGGGATTCTCAACAAATACTGCCAAAGGTATTTTTCTTATCTTGTGTTCATAGGAAAACAGtggtatatttttataatttcttcaaagtacatttattgttttaatggAGAAATAAATTTTGCATAACACAGTTTTACATCTACTTCCACAAAAGTATGCTTAATATTTTTTGAAGGACGGAAGGGCTTGTCATTTGTATCACATACTGTTTCCACGCATAGGATGATCTTATACCTCAACATATTGGGAAAGTGTAGTTAACAAGTTACACTatcagagagagttccagaacagtgatGTGAAATTCTGAGCTGTGATTTAGTTAGAGTTCTAAACCATCACATGAGATAGCCTGTCAGAAAAATCATAAACTTACTTAGAACATGAAAATAAAGGGGAGAGTTCATAACTCTAGTACGTGGTTCATGACCATGAATGTGAGAGATGTCAGTATCTTGCTGTAGTTTCAAAAAGCTGTACCTGCCTTGGAATGAGGTTAGGCTGGAGTGgctcagacactaagagaaaggTTACTGTTGATGTATTGCTGTGTCAGTGATGAAAACATGGGTGGAGTTCATGCCAGACTGAAAATATTTCTCAAGTTACTTGAGTTATTCTTTGAGTGGTTCATGCTTTATCACGGATAGTCATATATTCCATTCATATTGATCCATGCTTTGATGTCACCAATAGTCATATTCTCCATTCATATAATTTTTAAGTGCCAACTGACTGCGAAGCTTTAACACTAGGTAAGGTCAAATAA
The Chionomys nivalis chromosome 3, mChiNiv1.1, whole genome shotgun sequence genome window above contains:
- the LOC130870722 gene encoding keratin-associated protein 16-3-like isoform X2, producing MSYYSGYYGGLGYGYGGYGCGCNSIRRLGCGCGYGGYGYGCCRPSCYGRYGFSSFY
- the LOC130870722 gene encoding keratin-associated protein 16-3-like isoform X1, whose protein sequence is MSYYSGYYGGLGYGYGGYGCGCNSIRRLGCGCGYGGYGYGSGYGGYGFGSGYGGYGFGSGYGGYGFGSGCGGYGYGCCRPSCYGRYGFSSFY